TTTCAAATAAATGCGCTGAATTCGAAATGAAGGGGCATTTGCGTTGTCGGTGCCTTCTTGAGGCGCAGAAGATTGTTCAGTCATTGCTAACTTTCTTTTGTAAATTCATTAAACCAATAAAGGATCGAGGTTTCCTGCTCGATCTAAGGCGACCAAGTCATCATATCCGCCAACATGGGTCTCGCCAATATAAATCTGAGGTACGGTGCGTCGACCAGTGCGAGTCATCATGATTTCGCGCTGTGATGGGTCTCGATCAATCAAGATCTTTTCAAGATTGCTTGCGCCTTTTTTAAGCAGAAGCTTTTCAGCTATGACGCAATATGGGCAAACTTGGGTGCTGTACATCGTTACTGGAGGCATCATTACTCCTTATTTCACCAGAGGAAGCGCTGCGGCCTTCCAGGCCTGGACGCCACCATCTAAAGCGCCAACCTCAACAAAACCCATTTTTTGGGTTTCTGCAACAAACTTGCGAGATTGCGCCCCTGTTTCGCATACCAAAACAACTGGATGCTTGCGCTCTAGTTTCAGCTTTTCAATTCCAGCAGCCAAACCAGCCGTGCCAAGCAGTTTTGCCCCAGGCAAATGTCCCGCCTTGAACGCCTCTTCTGAGCGCAAATCCAAAACGTAGGCCTTGCGGCGATTAATCCAGATTGTGGCTTCTGTAGGAGATAAGCCTTTACCGCCAATAAGCGTAGATAATGTTGGTAGGAAAAGCGCGGCGCCCGAAACCAATAGGAGGGCGATAAGCGCTAAATTATCAATTTGTGTGAGAAAGTTCATCACCGGATTATAGAATGGCTCTATGAAACAACTTGCCCTTATTCGTCATGGCGAATCCGCCTGGAACCTTGAAAACCGCTTTACTGGCTGGGCGGATGTTGACTTAACCCCTAAGGGCGCAGAACAAGCGCTTGCCGCAGGTGAAAACCTACGAAAAGCGGGGTATGAGTTTGATGTCGCGTACACCTCTGTTTTAAGGCGCGCTATTCGTACGCTTTGGCACGTTCAAGACACAATGGATCTAATGTGGATTCCAGTGGTTCATAGCTGGAGATTGAACGAGCGTCATTACGGCGCATTGACTGGTCTGAATAAAGCAGAAACTGCAGCCAAGTACGGCGATGAACAAGTGCATATCTGGCGCCGGTCTTACGATGTGCGTCCACCACTTTTAGAAGGCGATGATGAACGCAACCCAAAAAATGATCGTCGCTACTCAAAATTAAATTCTTCTGATATTCCTCTAGGTGAATGTCTTAAAGATAATGTGGAGCGAGTACTTCCGCTATGGAATGAATCTATTGCGCCAGCACTTAAAGCTAACAAGCGTGTTTTATTAGTAGCGCATGGCAACAGCATTCGCTCTTTGATTAAGCATTTAGATCAAATGTCTGACGAAGCCATTATGGAAGTTAACGTTCCTAATGGAGTTCCTCTTGTATATGAGTTGGATGACAACCTCAAACCCATTAAACATTTTTACTTGGAATAAAGTACAAAACACATGCGCCAATTTCTGAAGAACTTTGCCCTCATTTCGGTTGGCCTCATTGCTGGTGTTGCGGCAACTATTCAGCTTTCTGCTACTGCCCAACAATGCGCGCAACTCCCGCTGGATGAGCTTCGCACACTCTCAAATGTTTTTGCGCAGATCAAACGTGAATATGTTGAGCCTATTAAAGACAAGCAGCTTCTTACTGATGCCGTAAAGGGAATGGTAAGCAGTCTTGATCCGCACTCCACATTCTTAGACAAAAAAGATTTCTCCGAAATGCAAGAACAAACTTCTGGTAAGTTTGCTGGTCTTGGCATTGAAATCACTTCCGAAGACGGTGTAGCAAAAGTTCTGAATCCAATTGAGGGTAGTCCTGCAGCACGTGCAGGCTTACAAGCTGGCGACTTAATTACTCGACTCGATGACAAGCCTGTTCGTGGCATGTCACTTGATAAAGCAGTACGCACCATGCGCGGAACGTCCGGAACAAAAATTACGTTAACGATTTATCGCAAAAGTGAAGAGCGCAGCTTCCCCGTCACCATCACTCGCGCAGAAATTAAAGTGCAGTCCGTTAAAACCAAAATACTGGATAACGATATTGCATGGGTTCGGATTACCAGCTTCCAAGAGCGTACCGTTCCAGATTTAGCCAAGAAGCTCACTGAAATTGCCAATCAAGATCCGAAGCTCAAAGGTATTATTTTGGATCTTCGCAATAATGGTGGCGGCCTCCTACAAGGTGCCGTAGGAGTGGCTGCCGCCTTTTTACCTGCAGATGTTGTGATTGTGTCTACTAAAGGCCAGTCCCCAGACTCCAAACAAGTTTTTAATGCCACTCCAGCCATGTACCGCTTAAGCGAGCCTGGCGATCCATTGGCTGGCGTACCTGAAATGTTTAAAAAGCTACCAATGGTGGTTTTGGTAAACGCCTACTCCGCGTCAGCATCCGAAATTGTTGCGGGCGCATTGCAAGACTACAAACGCGCGACGATTATTGGCAAAACCACTTTTGGTAAAGGTTCCGTGCAAACAGTACACCCCCTAACTAGTGATTCAGCCCTAAAGATCACAACCGCCTACTACTACACGCCAAGTGGAAAATCTATTCAGGCCTACGGTGTGAAGCCTGATATTCCAGTGGATCAAAATAAAGATGGCGATCCAGACGATGTGTTGATCGCCCGCGAAATCGATAGCGAGAAGCATCTGCGCAACAAGCAGTCTGCTGAAGACAAGCTCATTAAGGATCGCGAGCAACGTCGTCTTGAGGAGTTACAGCGCATTGAAGAAAAAAATGCCAAGAAAACTCCTGAAGAAAAAGAGAAAGATAAGAACAAAAAACCGCCTGAGCTTGGTAGTGCAGATGACTTTATGTTGACACAAGCAGTCGCATTTATTAATGGTCAGCCGGTAAAGCGCTCTTCATCCAAGCTCGAATAATTCAAAACAACATTCTTGGCCTACAAATGAATGATGAGCAGTTACTTCGCTATTCAAGGCAAGGCATTTACTGCTTGATGACATCGATGTCGTAGGTCAAGAAAAGTTACTAGCCTCACACATACTAGTGATCGGCGCGGGCGGCCTAGGCAGCGCTGCCGCCCCCTATCTAGCAGCCGCTGGGGTTGGGCATATCACCCTTGTAGAGCTGACAAATCTTCAACGTCAAATCATGCATGCCGAAAGTACTGTGGGCAAAAGCAAGGTTGATTTTGGGAAACAATTTCTACAGCATCTTAATTCCAGTATTCACATTGAAACTATCCAAGCAAAAGCAACTGCATCCCTGCTCGATGAGCTACTACCAAGCGTAGATGTTGTTTTAGATTGCACTGATAACTTCACAACACGTCATTTAATTAATGCTTGCTGTGTAAAACATCAAAAGCCGCTAGTCTCTGGATCTGCCCTGCGCTTTGATGGACAAGTAAGCGTCTTTGATCCGCGTAACTCAACATCGCCTTGCTATGCCTGTATCTTTTCACCAGAAGAGCAATTCGAAGAGGTCAATTGCGCAAGCATGGGCGTCTTCTCTCCCTTAGTTGGAATTATTGGCACTATGCAAGCAGCTCAGGCGCTTCAAGTCATCATTGGTTTTGGAGAGCCGTTAGTCGGACGCATGCTTTTATGGAATGCGCGCAGCACGCAAATTGATGAATTTAAAATTTCTCGCAATCCCGAATGTTCGGTTTGCGGAACGCCCCACTAGCCCTTAAGAAAGCAGGCGCTCAAGAGCTGCGGCTTGGGCTTCCGGCTCATATGCCTTCAGGAGTCTAGGCACTCTGACTTTTAGTAAACCTACATTTGCTTTTAATATCTCGCGCTTGACAAGCAGCAGTTGACTAAAGTGCATTGAAAAATCAGTTAATCCCAGCGCCAATAAAAGTCTAGTAAGCGCAGGGTCGCCTGCCATCTCGCCACATACAGCAATAGACACATTGGCCCGTTTTGCCTGCTCAATAATATTAGCCAACAAATTCAGGATCGCTGGGTGCAAGGGATCATATAAATGCGCAACAGCATGATCTGCGCGATCAATCGCCAAGGTGTACTGAATTAAATCGTTTGTGCCAATCGACAGAAAATCAAAGCGATTAATAAACAAAGGTAATACCAACGCTGCCGCAGGGATTTCAATCATGGCACCCACTTGAATATTGGGGTTAAATGATTGTCCGCGTTGATGCAGCTGTTGCTTTGCTTTTTCAATTAATCGAAGCGTCTCATCAATCTCTTTTGCATGAGCCAACATCGGAATCATGATGCGCGCTTGACCATGGGCAGAAGCGCGCAATATAGCTCTTAGTTGAGTTAAAAATATTTCTGGCTCAGCGAGAGACCAACGAATAGCCCGCAAACCCAATGGGGACGTACCTGTTTGAGAAACATCCGTTCCGCCGGCTCCCAGCGCCTTATCAGCACCAACGTCAATCGTCCTAATATTCACAGGCAAGCCGTGCATTAAATCAACAACCCGACGGTATTCTTGATATTGCTGCTCTTCGTCTGGCAAGGCCTGCTTACGATCCATAAATAAAAACTCGGAGCGGAACAGGCCGACGCCCACTGCCCCCAGCTTCACCGCTTGAATCGCATCTTCAGGCAATTCAATGTTTGCGAATAACTCAATATCAACGCCATCTGCGGTTTCAGTTTTAGCGTGCTTAAATTGCTGTAGCTTGCGAGCTTCTTTTAAAGCCTGACTTTGTAATTTACGGTATTCGGTCAACAG
Above is a window of Polynucleobacter necessarius DNA encoding:
- the grxC gene encoding glutaredoxin 3 gives rise to the protein MPPVTMYSTQVCPYCVIAEKLLLKKGASNLEKILIDRDPSQREIMMTRTGRRTVPQIYIGETHVGGYDDLVALDRAGNLDPLLV
- a CDS encoding rhodanese-like domain-containing protein encodes the protein MNFLTQIDNLALIALLLVSGAALFLPTLSTLIGGKGLSPTEATIWINRRKAYVLDLRSEEAFKAGHLPGAKLLGTAGLAAGIEKLKLERKHPVVLVCETGAQSRKFVAETQKMGFVEVGALDGGVQAWKAAALPLVK
- the gpmA gene encoding 2,3-diphosphoglycerate-dependent phosphoglycerate mutase, encoding MKQLALIRHGESAWNLENRFTGWADVDLTPKGAEQALAAGENLRKAGYEFDVAYTSVLRRAIRTLWHVQDTMDLMWIPVVHSWRLNERHYGALTGLNKAETAAKYGDEQVHIWRRSYDVRPPLLEGDDERNPKNDRRYSKLNSSDIPLGECLKDNVERVLPLWNESIAPALKANKRVLLVAHGNSIRSLIKHLDQMSDEAIMEVNVPNGVPLVYELDDNLKPIKHFYLE
- a CDS encoding S41 family peptidase, whose amino-acid sequence is MRQFLKNFALISVGLIAGVAATIQLSATAQQCAQLPLDELRTLSNVFAQIKREYVEPIKDKQLLTDAVKGMVSSLDPHSTFLDKKDFSEMQEQTSGKFAGLGIEITSEDGVAKVLNPIEGSPAARAGLQAGDLITRLDDKPVRGMSLDKAVRTMRGTSGTKITLTIYRKSEERSFPVTITRAEIKVQSVKTKILDNDIAWVRITSFQERTVPDLAKKLTEIANQDPKLKGIILDLRNNGGGLLQGAVGVAAAFLPADVVIVSTKGQSPDSKQVFNATPAMYRLSEPGDPLAGVPEMFKKLPMVVLVNAYSASASEIVAGALQDYKRATIIGKTTFGKGSVQTVHPLTSDSALKITTAYYYTPSGKSIQAYGVKPDIPVDQNKDGDPDDVLIAREIDSEKHLRNKQSAEDKLIKDREQRRLEELQRIEEKNAKKTPEEKEKDKNKKPPELGSADDFMLTQAVAFINGQPVKRSSSKLE
- a CDS encoding HesA/MoeB/ThiF family protein, giving the protein MDVVGQEKLLASHILVIGAGGLGSAAAPYLAAAGVGHITLVELTNLQRQIMHAESTVGKSKVDFGKQFLQHLNSSIHIETIQAKATASLLDELLPSVDVVLDCTDNFTTRHLINACCVKHQKPLVSGSALRFDGQVSVFDPRNSTSPCYACIFSPEEQFEEVNCASMGVFSPLVGIIGTMQAAQALQVIIGFGEPLVGRMLLWNARSTQIDEFKISRNPECSVCGTPH
- the ptsP gene encoding phosphoenolpyruvate--protein phosphotransferase; its protein translation is MTFALHGIPVSKGIAIGKAVLISRAALEVSHYLVEAGKEEAEAQKLLNAFDQAHLELEQLRQGLPKDAPQEMAAFLDVHGMILADPALAEKPIKLIRTQRLNAAWALTTELNDLLEQFAEIEDPYLKERANDIRQVAERVIKALNFQKKDAIDGADFLPSSDIGIESIIVAHDIAPHDMLRFKERAFTGFVTDLGSKTSHTAIVARSMEIPAVVGVRHASEMIRHGDWLVLDGERGVVVVAPDEQLLTEYRKLQSQALKEARKLQQFKHAKTETADGVDIELFANIELPEDAIQAVKLGAVGVGLFRSEFLFMDRKQALPDEEQQYQEYRRVVDLMHGLPVNIRTIDVGADKALGAGGTDVSQTGTSPLGLRAIRWSLAEPEIFLTQLRAILRASAHGQARIMIPMLAHAKEIDETLRLIEKAKQQLHQRGQSFNPNIQVGAMIEIPAAALVLPLFINRFDFLSIGTNDLIQYTLAIDRADHAVAHLYDPLHPAILNLLANIIEQAKRANVSIAVCGEMAGDPALTRLLLALGLTDFSMHFSQLLLVKREILKANVGLLKVRVPRLLKAYEPEAQAAALERLLS